A part of Paraburkholderia azotifigens genomic DNA contains:
- a CDS encoding enoyl-CoA hydratase: MSKQIDIARAGAHEQVAVVSFNRPDKMNALTKIMEGQLRDTFIALDRDETVRAIVLTGSGRAFCAGMDIAELEVLPPEDIRAAEWMRPYDMNRRADYQSRYSYFMGVRKPIISAINGAAAGLGLVFALYSDVRFASDKAIFSTAFAKRGLIAEHGIAWMLPRVVGPGHAADMLYSARKVSADEALAMRLVERVLPHETLLADTIAYADDLATNVSPRSIRIMKQQLGEVPFQTLAEAIALANREMFHSIQSEDFTEGVAHFVERRQARFTGA, translated from the coding sequence ATGAGCAAGCAAATCGACATCGCACGCGCGGGCGCGCATGAACAGGTAGCCGTCGTATCGTTCAACCGGCCGGACAAGATGAACGCGCTCACCAAGATTATGGAAGGGCAATTGCGCGACACATTCATCGCGCTCGACCGTGATGAAACGGTGCGCGCGATCGTGCTGACGGGCAGCGGGCGTGCCTTCTGCGCCGGTATGGATATCGCCGAACTCGAAGTGCTGCCGCCCGAAGACATCCGCGCGGCCGAATGGATGCGTCCTTACGACATGAACCGCCGCGCCGATTATCAAAGCCGCTACTCGTACTTCATGGGCGTGCGCAAGCCGATCATCAGCGCGATCAACGGCGCGGCCGCCGGGCTGGGTCTGGTGTTCGCGCTCTACAGCGATGTCCGCTTCGCCAGCGACAAGGCCATTTTCTCGACAGCATTCGCGAAGCGCGGATTGATCGCCGAGCATGGCATTGCGTGGATGCTTCCGCGCGTGGTCGGTCCCGGGCACGCCGCCGACATGCTGTATTCCGCGCGCAAGGTGAGCGCGGACGAAGCGCTTGCGATGCGGCTCGTCGAGCGCGTCCTGCCGCACGAGACATTGCTCGCCGATACGATCGCTTATGCAGACGATCTCGCGACGAATGTTTCGCCGCGCTCCATCCGCATCATGAAGCAGCAGCTCGGCGAGGTGCCGTTCCAGACGCTCGCGGAGGCGATCGCGCTTGCCAATCGTGAGATGTTCCATAGCATCCAGAGCGAGGACTTTACGGAAGGCGTCGCGCATTTCGTCGAGCGCAGGCAGGCACGATTCACAGGCGCGTAA
- a CDS encoding IclR family transcriptional regulator translates to MKQETGVVGAERLLLVLTALASHGDAMSVKDMLAATGLAQSTLYRQVALLKRWGFVTEDAGFYAPGPISLQLALGFDINSMLVEASRDGMMQLSSTTQESVGLIVAVNDQVICLEMIESTHSLRCSFEKGRAVPLRVGASAKSLLAFMSDRTRAETLERQFAGNESVRTALEAELENIRARGYAISDSEVDPGVWGVSAPVFRRTSRGAGASASITLMAPSSRAAGREQQLADRTVRTANAISARLQAA, encoded by the coding sequence GTGAAACAGGAAACAGGCGTCGTGGGTGCCGAGCGTCTGCTGCTCGTGCTGACCGCGCTCGCCAGCCACGGAGATGCCATGTCCGTGAAGGACATGCTCGCTGCGACTGGTCTCGCGCAAAGCACGCTTTACCGGCAAGTCGCGCTCCTCAAACGCTGGGGTTTCGTTACGGAAGATGCTGGCTTCTATGCGCCGGGGCCGATCAGCCTTCAGCTTGCGCTCGGCTTCGACATCAATTCGATGCTAGTCGAAGCGAGCCGCGACGGCATGATGCAACTCTCGAGCACGACGCAAGAAAGCGTCGGGCTCATCGTTGCCGTGAACGATCAGGTGATCTGCCTCGAGATGATCGAAAGCACCCACTCGCTGCGTTGCTCGTTCGAAAAGGGCCGCGCGGTGCCGTTGCGTGTGGGAGCATCTGCAAAGTCACTGCTGGCGTTCATGTCCGACAGGACGCGCGCCGAAACGCTCGAACGCCAGTTTGCAGGCAACGAATCAGTCCGCACCGCCCTCGAAGCAGAGCTGGAAAATATCCGCGCCCGCGGCTACGCGATCAGCGACAGCGAAGTCGACCCGGGCGTTTGGGGTGTCAGCGCGCCCGTATTCCGACGCACATCTCGCGGCGCTGGCGCCAGCGCATCGATCACGCTGATGGCGCCGTCCTCGCGCGCTGCAGGCCGCGAGCAGCAACTCGCCGACCGGACTGTGCGCACCGCCAACGCTATTTCCGCCCGGCTGCAAGCGGCCTGA
- a CDS encoding transporter substrate-binding domain-containing protein: MKLKSLLSAVSLGIAIIAGSPGAVAAQDANVLNIATDATFPPMEFVDKGQRTGFDIDIMNALAKAMGKQIQWTDIDFKGLIPGLVAHRFDVAISAIYITPERAQVVDFTQPYFAGGLSALVKADSPIKTLADLNGKKVTVQVGTKSVNFLRDNYPQVQRVEVEKNQEMFDLVGIGRADAAVTGKPAAWQFVRTRPGFRVLDKELTTEAYGIAVRKDEPQLRDQMNAALAKIKADGTYDAIVKKWFSASAGSTANAQ; this comes from the coding sequence ATGAAGCTAAAGAGCCTTCTTTCTGCCGTAAGCCTCGGCATTGCCATCATTGCCGGTTCACCCGGCGCTGTGGCCGCGCAAGACGCGAATGTACTGAATATCGCGACCGACGCGACTTTCCCGCCGATGGAGTTCGTCGACAAGGGCCAGCGCACCGGCTTCGACATCGACATCATGAATGCGCTCGCCAAGGCAATGGGCAAGCAGATCCAGTGGACCGACATCGACTTCAAGGGGCTCATCCCCGGCCTCGTCGCGCATCGCTTCGATGTGGCGATCTCCGCCATCTACATCACGCCCGAGCGCGCCCAGGTCGTCGACTTCACGCAGCCCTACTTCGCTGGCGGCCTCTCTGCCCTCGTCAAGGCCGATTCGCCGATCAAGACACTCGCCGATCTCAACGGCAAGAAAGTGACCGTGCAGGTTGGCACGAAGTCGGTCAACTTCCTGCGCGACAACTATCCGCAAGTGCAGCGCGTGGAGGTCGAAAAGAATCAGGAGATGTTCGATCTGGTCGGCATCGGCCGTGCGGACGCCGCCGTGACCGGCAAGCCGGCTGCCTGGCAGTTCGTGCGCACGCGTCCCGGTTTCCGAGTGCTGGACAAGGAACTGACGACGGAAGCGTATGGCATCGCCGTGCGCAAGGACGAGCCGCAATTGCGTGACCAGATGAACGCAGCACTCGCGAAGATCAAGGCCGACGGCACGTACGACGCGATCGTGAAGAAGTGGTTCAGCGCAAGCGCCGGCAGCACTGCAAACGCGCAGTAA
- a CDS encoding DUF6678 family protein — translation MIPVMNDTKWSELRMGMHGLGELSPRFRVRSLRSGGISAWDREWFYHFFGRREEDEWVEVEVTTTAQHDAVLRLLQSVHVPGITTENGFRIFGYVARGAQVDYL, via the coding sequence ATGATTCCTGTTATGAACGATACAAAATGGTCCGAATTACGGATGGGTATGCATGGGCTCGGGGAATTGTCGCCTCGATTCCGCGTTCGTAGCCTTCGGAGCGGTGGAATCAGCGCGTGGGATCGGGAATGGTTCTATCACTTCTTCGGTCGTCGTGAAGAGGATGAATGGGTCGAGGTTGAGGTGACGACAACTGCACAGCACGACGCTGTACTGCGTCTACTCCAGTCGGTGCATGTCCCTGGTATAACGACAGAGAACGGCTTCAGAATTTTCGGCTACGTTGCTAGAGGAGCGCAGGTCGACTACCTTTAG
- a CDS encoding MFS transporter: protein MNMNLNADILSAEQARSGDAVYRKIAWRFMPLLFICYVVAYLDRVNVGFAKLTMLNDLGFSEAAYGIGAGIFFIGYFMAEVPSNLILHRVGARRWIGRIMVTWAIVSAAMAWTHSTTQFYVLRFLLGVAEAGFLPGILLYLGQWFPAHRRGKMVAILMAGNPVSGIIGGAVSGYILHAMNGWHGMAAWQWLFILEAVPAALLGLVVYFFLTDKVTDARWLDAEERAVATLEIAADTAARMHTSVRYGLTGGRVWLLCAILFFIVMGTSTIGFWQPTIIRSAGVKDPLMIGLLAMIPYLAALIGMLYAGRSSDRMRERRWHAIVPVLLSIPGFLLCALGGQEPLVAMIGLTIATASIITSLPMFWALPSSFLGGAGAAAGIALINSTGNLASFFGPALLGWLQTTTHSLTAGLVLVSVCLLIAALMILIWVPAKMVNR from the coding sequence ATGAATATGAACCTGAACGCGGACATCCTGTCCGCGGAACAAGCGCGGTCGGGAGATGCCGTCTACCGCAAGATCGCATGGCGCTTCATGCCGTTGCTGTTCATCTGCTATGTGGTCGCGTATCTCGATCGCGTGAACGTCGGCTTTGCGAAGCTGACCATGTTGAACGACCTCGGCTTCAGCGAAGCCGCGTACGGTATCGGCGCGGGCATTTTCTTCATCGGCTATTTCATGGCGGAGGTGCCGAGCAACCTGATTCTGCATCGCGTGGGCGCGCGGCGATGGATCGGTCGCATCATGGTGACGTGGGCGATCGTATCGGCGGCGATGGCGTGGACGCATTCGACCACGCAGTTCTATGTGCTGCGCTTTCTGCTCGGCGTTGCCGAAGCCGGGTTTCTGCCGGGCATTCTGCTCTATCTCGGGCAGTGGTTTCCGGCGCACCGGCGCGGCAAGATGGTGGCGATCCTGATGGCGGGCAATCCCGTCTCCGGAATCATCGGCGGCGCGGTGTCGGGCTACATCCTGCACGCGATGAACGGCTGGCACGGCATGGCCGCGTGGCAATGGCTCTTCATTCTCGAAGCCGTGCCCGCCGCGCTGCTCGGACTCGTGGTGTACTTCTTCCTCACCGACAAGGTCACCGATGCGCGATGGCTCGACGCGGAAGAACGCGCCGTTGCGACCCTTGAGATCGCCGCGGACACGGCTGCCCGAATGCATACGTCGGTGCGCTACGGCCTGACGGGCGGGCGCGTGTGGCTGCTATGCGCGATCCTGTTCTTCATCGTGATGGGCACCAGCACGATCGGTTTCTGGCAGCCGACGATCATCCGGAGCGCCGGTGTGAAGGACCCGCTCATGATCGGCCTGCTGGCGATGATTCCCTATCTCGCCGCGCTCATCGGCATGCTGTACGCGGGTCGCAGTTCGGATCGCATGCGGGAGCGCCGTTGGCACGCGATCGTACCCGTGCTGCTGTCGATTCCGGGCTTCCTGCTGTGCGCGCTGGGCGGTCAGGAACCGCTGGTCGCGATGATCGGCCTCACGATCGCGACGGCGAGCATCATCACTTCGCTGCCGATGTTCTGGGCGCTGCCGTCGTCGTTCCTCGGCGGCGCGGGCGCGGCGGCCGGCATCGCGCTGATCAATTCGACGGGCAATCTCGCCAGCTTCTTTGGGCCGGCCTTGCTCGGCTGGCTGCAAACCACGACGCATTCGTTGACGGCCGGGCTCGTGCTCGTGTCGGTGTGCCTCCTGATTGCCGCATTGATGATCCTGATCTGGGTGCCGGCAAAAATGGTTAACCGATAG
- a CDS encoding enoyl-CoA hydratase/isomerase family protein, with protein sequence MSEILCDIHDDIALVTLNRPARLNAVHRALRASLIATLARLNKDASVRAIVLTGAGERAFCAGQDLEEAADVDIARIPAWLDSQRAMYQAVRDLDKPCIAALNGVAAGAGFQVALCADWRVAATHARIGQPEVKAGLASIVGSYLMTLHVGMTHNVQMSLSGELIDARRAYDIGLVTELAERADVLAAALERAKQLARLPAHAMKLSKQRFRTLTQPGFDAACAAGIEAQTECYAHGEPQMAMRAFLNAKASMDIKA encoded by the coding sequence ATGAGCGAGATTCTTTGCGATATCCACGACGACATCGCGCTCGTTACGCTGAATCGTCCGGCCAGACTCAATGCGGTGCATCGGGCGCTGCGCGCGTCGCTCATCGCGACGCTCGCGCGTCTGAACAAAGACGCGAGCGTGCGGGCGATCGTGTTGACGGGCGCGGGCGAGCGGGCGTTCTGTGCCGGGCAGGATCTGGAAGAAGCCGCTGACGTCGATATCGCGCGGATTCCTGCCTGGCTCGACTCGCAACGCGCGATGTATCAGGCCGTGCGCGATCTCGACAAGCCGTGCATCGCCGCGCTCAACGGCGTCGCGGCGGGCGCGGGGTTTCAGGTCGCGCTCTGCGCGGACTGGCGCGTCGCGGCGACGCATGCGCGCATCGGCCAGCCCGAGGTCAAGGCGGGGCTGGCAAGCATCGTCGGGTCGTATCTGATGACGCTGCATGTCGGCATGACGCACAACGTGCAGATGTCGCTGTCGGGCGAGCTGATCGATGCGCGGCGCGCCTACGACATCGGGCTCGTGACGGAACTCGCCGAGCGAGCGGATGTGCTGGCCGCCGCGCTCGAACGCGCGAAGCAACTGGCGAGACTCCCCGCGCACGCGATGAAGCTCTCGAAGCAGCGCTTTCGCACGCTGACGCAGCCGGGCTTCGATGCCGCGTGCGCAGCCGGCATCGAAGCGCAAACCGAATGCTATGCGCACGGCGAGCCGCAAATGGCCATGCGCGCTTTTCTCAATGCGAAGGCTTCTATGGATATCAAGGCATGA
- a CDS encoding amino acid ABC transporter ATP-binding protein has product MNSARPIVSIRELTKSFGSHRVLNGIDFDIQPSQVVVVIGPSGSGKSTFLRCCNGLERPERGTIDICGRRLVDHGTILKERELNALRTEVGMVFQSFNLFPHLSVLHNITVGPRMLRDASKADAEAAALTLLKKVGLEHKAHAMPASLSGGQKQRVAIARALAMQPRVMLFDEPTSALDPELVGEVLQVMKLLASEGMTMLVVTHEMGFAKEVADVVVVMDGGEIVEAGPPAQIFSTPTQSRTRSFLQAVLSRS; this is encoded by the coding sequence ATGAATAGCGCTCGTCCTATTGTCAGTATCCGCGAGCTGACGAAATCATTCGGCTCGCATCGTGTCCTGAACGGCATCGATTTCGATATTCAGCCAAGCCAGGTCGTGGTCGTGATCGGGCCGAGCGGTTCAGGCAAGAGCACGTTCCTGCGCTGCTGCAACGGGCTGGAACGGCCGGAGCGCGGAACGATCGATATCTGCGGTCGCCGCCTCGTCGATCACGGCACGATACTCAAGGAGCGCGAACTCAATGCGCTGCGCACCGAAGTAGGCATGGTGTTTCAGTCGTTCAACCTGTTTCCGCATCTTTCGGTTCTGCACAACATCACCGTCGGGCCACGCATGCTGCGTGACGCGTCGAAAGCCGATGCCGAAGCCGCCGCGCTCACATTGCTCAAGAAAGTCGGTCTCGAACACAAAGCGCATGCGATGCCCGCCAGTCTATCGGGCGGCCAGAAACAGCGTGTCGCGATTGCGCGCGCGCTGGCGATGCAGCCACGCGTCATGCTGTTCGATGAACCCACCTCCGCGCTCGATCCCGAACTCGTCGGCGAAGTCCTGCAGGTGATGAAGCTGCTAGCGTCCGAGGGCATGACGATGCTCGTCGTCACGCACGAAATGGGCTTCGCAAAGGAAGTCGCCGATGTCGTCGTCGTGATGGACGGCGGAGAGATCGTCGAGGCCGGTCCGCCTGCGCAGATTTTTTCGACACCGACCCAATCTCGCACGCGTTCATTTTTGCAAGCGGTGTTGTCGCGGTCATGA
- a CDS encoding acetate--CoA ligase family protein, producing MLKRRNDILHAPVAAFWSPASVAVIGASDNPNKVGGRAIHYMQRYGFQGRILPVNPQRAEVQGLTCYASLAHLPEVPEAAIIAVAGEAASEAIRACADMGVSIAIVMASGFAETGAQGRALQDDLMRYAEAAGMRIVGPNAQGMANFASGAVLNFSTMFMEVEPMDGPIAIVSQSGAASVMPYVLLRERGLGVRYLAATGNDADLGVSELALSVAADESIRLILVYVESLSQPAMLAQAARIARSRGARVVLLKGGSSALGAAAAASHTGALAGEDAALDAFLERHGILRARDIHELVNAAALFERGFPVREGRTVVMSHSGAVGVLCADAAERVGVPLAKLSASTLDALAQILPGFATAGNPLDLTASLLGNGAMFAQVLDVLGSDAQADMFVIGVPVAGPGYDVPDLARSAARFMQSHRKPLVVTAPQRSVRAAFEACGVPTYSSETGAIHALWQYAHAERMHCAAEPALSPTVTDVPQGLLDEAASLSLLQRYGVPIVDHAVCTDADEAAAIAKTLGERVVVKGCAAEIPHKSEHGLVHIGVSDAYGAAQDCLARLTSLGVKNPRVVVARMARGLHEFMLGVTVDPVLGPIVVIGEGGTLVEIRGDVVSLLAPFTVDDALAALRRLRIAPLIDGYRGQPALDADALAQAAVALGDFAIAHRTSLVSVDMNPVMLMERGKGVVVVDAVVEFGSQP from the coding sequence ATGCTCAAGAGACGAAACGACATCCTTCATGCGCCGGTGGCAGCCTTTTGGAGCCCGGCATCGGTGGCGGTGATCGGCGCATCGGACAATCCGAACAAGGTTGGCGGGCGCGCAATCCACTACATGCAGCGTTACGGGTTCCAAGGGCGCATCCTGCCCGTCAATCCGCAGCGCGCCGAGGTGCAGGGGCTGACCTGCTACGCGAGCCTCGCGCATCTGCCCGAGGTGCCGGAGGCGGCGATCATTGCGGTCGCGGGCGAGGCGGCCAGCGAAGCGATCCGCGCATGCGCCGACATGGGCGTCTCCATCGCCATCGTGATGGCGTCGGGTTTCGCGGAAACCGGTGCACAGGGCCGCGCATTGCAGGACGATCTCATGCGTTATGCGGAGGCGGCCGGTATGCGCATCGTCGGGCCGAACGCACAGGGGATGGCCAATTTTGCGAGCGGCGCGGTACTGAACTTCAGCACGATGTTCATGGAAGTCGAACCGATGGACGGCCCGATCGCGATCGTGAGCCAGAGCGGCGCAGCGAGTGTGATGCCCTATGTGCTGTTGCGCGAACGCGGTCTCGGCGTGCGCTATCTCGCGGCCACGGGCAACGACGCCGATCTGGGCGTGTCGGAACTGGCGCTGAGCGTCGCGGCAGACGAATCGATCCGCCTGATTCTGGTGTACGTCGAGTCGTTGTCGCAACCCGCGATGCTTGCGCAGGCTGCGCGTATCGCGCGATCACGAGGCGCACGCGTGGTGCTGCTCAAAGGCGGCAGCAGCGCGCTGGGCGCAGCCGCTGCCGCATCGCATACGGGCGCGCTCGCCGGTGAGGATGCCGCGCTCGATGCGTTCCTCGAACGCCACGGCATCCTGCGAGCCCGCGATATCCACGAACTCGTCAACGCGGCTGCGCTGTTCGAGCGCGGCTTTCCGGTGCGCGAAGGCCGCACGGTGGTGATGAGCCACAGCGGCGCGGTCGGCGTGCTGTGCGCGGATGCGGCCGAACGCGTGGGCGTGCCGCTCGCGAAGCTGTCGGCATCGACGCTCGATGCGCTCGCGCAGATTCTTCCCGGCTTCGCGACGGCGGGCAATCCACTCGATCTGACCGCGTCGCTGCTCGGCAACGGCGCGATGTTTGCGCAGGTGCTCGATGTACTCGGCAGCGACGCGCAGGCCGATATGTTCGTGATTGGCGTTCCCGTCGCCGGACCCGGCTACGACGTCCCCGATCTCGCGCGCAGCGCCGCGCGTTTCATGCAGTCGCACCGCAAGCCGTTGGTGGTCACTGCGCCGCAGCGTTCGGTGCGTGCCGCGTTCGAAGCGTGCGGCGTGCCGACGTACAGCAGCGAGACCGGCGCGATCCACGCGCTCTGGCAGTACGCGCACGCCGAGCGCATGCATTGCGCCGCGGAGCCAGCACTGTCGCCCACTGTCACCGACGTTCCGCAAGGCTTGCTCGATGAGGCGGCGAGCCTGAGCCTGCTGCAACGCTATGGCGTGCCCATCGTCGATCACGCTGTCTGCACGGATGCCGACGAAGCCGCCGCTATCGCAAAGACGTTGGGCGAGAGGGTCGTCGTCAAAGGCTGCGCAGCGGAGATTCCACACAAGAGCGAGCACGGTCTCGTGCATATCGGTGTGAGCGATGCGTACGGTGCTGCGCAAGATTGCCTCGCGCGACTGACGTCGCTCGGCGTGAAAAATCCGCGCGTCGTCGTCGCACGGATGGCGCGCGGTCTGCACGAGTTCATGCTGGGCGTCACGGTCGATCCCGTGCTCGGTCCGATCGTCGTGATCGGCGAAGGCGGCACGCTGGTCGAGATTCGCGGCGATGTCGTGTCGCTGCTGGCGCCGTTCACCGTCGATGACGCGCTCGCCGCGCTTCGCCGTCTGCGCATTGCGCCGCTCATCGACGGCTATCGCGGCCAGCCCGCGCTCGACGCCGATGCGCTGGCACAAGCGGCTGTTGCGCTCGGCGACTTCGCGATCGCGCACCGCACGTCGCTCGTGTCCGTCGACATGAATCCGGTGATGCTGATGGAGCGCGGCAAAGGTGTCGTCGTGGTGGACGCCGTCGTCGAATTCGGGAGTCAGCCATGA
- a CDS encoding IS110 family transposase → MDMIRVGIDLAKNVFQMHGVDRSEKAIWRRKLARVEWLDVLQRTVPLHAVIGMEACGSAHHWARRLQAIGYTVKLIAPQFVKPYVKSNKNDANDAEAICEAMSRPGMRFVAVKTVEQQDVQAVHRVRAGLMEQRNAKANQIRGLTSEYGIVAPREILQLRRAVPVWMENVNSGLSDRFRRLLRGLWEDLRSLDDRIRELDREIAAIAASDPVARRLQQLRGVGPMVATALIATVGDARQFSNGRQMAASLGLTPRQNSSGGRERLLGISKRGDAYVRCLLIHGARAMIQMARRRTDALSLWVMRIAGSRHPNIAAVALANKTARIAWAMITRETDYQPELAAH, encoded by the coding sequence ATGGACATGATTCGTGTTGGGATTGATCTCGCTAAAAACGTTTTCCAGATGCATGGCGTCGATCGAAGCGAGAAGGCAATATGGCGCCGCAAGCTTGCCCGCGTGGAATGGCTGGATGTCTTGCAACGGACGGTTCCTCTGCATGCCGTGATAGGAATGGAAGCCTGCGGTAGTGCGCATCATTGGGCGCGTCGTCTTCAGGCGATCGGATATACCGTGAAGCTGATAGCCCCGCAGTTTGTGAAGCCGTACGTCAAGAGTAACAAAAACGACGCAAACGACGCCGAAGCTATCTGTGAAGCGATGAGCCGGCCAGGCATGCGCTTTGTCGCCGTCAAGACCGTCGAGCAGCAGGACGTGCAGGCGGTTCACCGCGTCCGCGCCGGTTTAATGGAGCAACGTAACGCAAAGGCAAACCAGATTCGCGGCCTGACCTCCGAATATGGCATTGTGGCGCCCCGAGAGATTCTCCAGTTGCGCCGCGCTGTTCCTGTCTGGATGGAAAACGTAAACAGCGGTCTGAGCGACCGATTCCGGCGTCTGCTCAGGGGGCTGTGGGAGGACCTGCGCTCCCTGGACGACCGGATTCGCGAACTCGATCGTGAAATTGCTGCGATTGCCGCATCCGATCCCGTCGCCAGACGTTTGCAGCAATTACGCGGCGTTGGGCCAATGGTTGCAACGGCGTTGATCGCAACCGTGGGCGATGCCCGACAGTTTTCCAATGGCCGACAGATGGCGGCGTCGCTCGGACTGACGCCCAGACAAAACAGCTCCGGTGGAAGAGAGCGGCTTCTAGGGATTAGCAAGAGAGGTGACGCTTACGTGCGTTGCCTGTTAATCCACGGCGCACGCGCGATGATCCAGATGGCCCGTCGACGGACTGATGCGCTAAGTCTGTGGGTGATGCGCATAGCAGGCAGCCGGCATCCGAACATTGCAGCCGTAGCGCTAGCAAACAAAACCGCACGCATAGCCTGGGCGATGATTACACGGGAAACCGATTACCAGCCGGAACTTGCCGCACATTGA
- a CDS encoding aldehyde dehydrogenase family protein, whose protein sequence is MIHYNQHLIDGEMRAATGAAITTVYDSTTEEPIATVAHGSTAEVDAAVKAARAAFARWSGTSVEERSKYLLTVADALEARSDRMAADVVAEVGMPLKLTRRIQVQMPIAAWRASAAQAAEALAEARIGHSLVTKEPVGVVAAITPWNYPLHQITAKLAAALVAGCCVVLKPSELAPGVVGALCAAALEAGLPRGVLNIVWGDRATGEALVAHPGVDMVSFTGSTAAGRHIAATAGGLLKRVALELGGKSASIALPDADQAAVVKHALSSCMLNSGQTCSAFTRLIVPEAHYAAYREELRAAMANLRVGDPRDADTRIGPLVSAEHRNRVNAYIERARQACHDDISHGAEPALPPRGYFVAPAIFGRVPIGSELAQEEVFGPVLAMQTYATEDEAVSLANGTPYGLAGAVWSASAEHAWRVARRLRAGQVDVNGAPFNARAPFGGFGASGIGREGGAFGIEEFVELRAIQLPQ, encoded by the coding sequence ATGATTCACTACAACCAGCATCTGATCGATGGCGAGATGCGCGCGGCGACGGGCGCGGCCATCACGACCGTCTACGATTCGACGACGGAGGAGCCCATTGCGACCGTCGCGCACGGCAGCACCGCTGAAGTCGACGCCGCCGTCAAGGCGGCGCGCGCGGCGTTCGCGCGCTGGTCGGGCACATCGGTCGAGGAACGCTCGAAGTATCTGCTAACCGTCGCCGATGCGCTCGAAGCGCGCTCCGATCGCATGGCGGCGGATGTCGTCGCCGAAGTCGGCATGCCGTTGAAGCTCACGCGCCGCATCCAGGTGCAGATGCCGATTGCCGCGTGGCGCGCTTCGGCTGCACAGGCCGCCGAAGCGCTGGCGGAAGCGCGCATCGGGCACTCGCTCGTGACGAAGGAACCCGTCGGCGTGGTCGCGGCGATCACACCATGGAACTATCCGCTGCATCAGATCACGGCGAAGCTGGCGGCGGCGCTCGTTGCCGGTTGCTGTGTCGTGCTCAAGCCGTCGGAGCTGGCGCCGGGCGTGGTCGGCGCGCTATGCGCTGCGGCGCTCGAAGCTGGCCTGCCGCGTGGCGTGTTGAACATCGTCTGGGGTGATCGGGCGACAGGTGAAGCACTCGTTGCGCACCCGGGCGTCGATATGGTCTCGTTCACCGGGTCGACGGCTGCAGGCAGACATATCGCGGCGACGGCGGGCGGATTGCTCAAGCGCGTGGCGCTCGAACTCGGCGGGAAGTCCGCGAGCATTGCGCTGCCGGATGCGGATCAGGCCGCGGTCGTCAAGCACGCGCTGTCGTCGTGCATGTTGAATTCTGGACAGACATGCAGCGCGTTCACGCGGCTCATCGTGCCCGAGGCGCACTACGCGGCCTATCGCGAGGAGCTTCGCGCGGCGATGGCGAATCTGCGCGTCGGCGATCCGCGCGATGCCGACACGCGCATCGGTCCGCTCGTGTCGGCTGAGCATCGGAATCGCGTGAATGCGTACATCGAACGCGCTCGACAAGCCTGCCATGACGATATCTCCCATGGCGCGGAGCCCGCGCTGCCGCCGCGCGGCTATTTTGTCGCACCGGCCATCTTCGGACGTGTGCCGATCGGCTCGGAACTCGCACAGGAAGAAGTCTTCGGTCCCGTGCTCGCCATGCAGACCTATGCGACGGAAGACGAAGCCGTGTCGCTAGCCAACGGCACGCCGTACGGTCTCGCGGGCGCGGTGTGGAGCGCTTCGGCGGAACATGCCTGGCGTGTCGCGCGCCGCTTGCGTGCTGGCCAGGTCGATGTGAACGGCGCGCCGTTCAACGCGCGTGCGCCGTTCGGCGGCTTCGGGGCATCGGGCATCGGCCGCGAGGGCGGCGCGTTCGGCATCGAAGAGTTTGTCGAGCTTCGCGCGATCCAGCTTCCGCAATGA
- a CDS encoding amino acid ABC transporter permease, producing MQLDFTPAFAGWADIAHGALVTVEVTAAALVLSCLLGLLIGIGRLSPQRRLVYGFCTGYLIFFRGTPLLVQLFLLFFGLPQFNILLPAFVCGMLGLGLYSAAYVSEVVRGAIQSVDRGQMEAARSIGMSAGQAMRAIILPQAVVRMIPPLGNEFIALIKNSALVSLLTIDDLMHEGQKIISVSYRSLEVYLVIALVYLVLTQTTNYMLHRVERRLRAGGMVQ from the coding sequence ATGCAACTCGACTTCACACCGGCGTTCGCCGGTTGGGCCGATATTGCGCATGGCGCGCTCGTCACAGTGGAAGTGACGGCCGCCGCGCTCGTGCTCTCGTGCCTGCTTGGACTCCTGATCGGTATTGGCCGGCTTTCCCCGCAGCGTCGTCTGGTCTACGGTTTTTGCACCGGCTATCTGATCTTCTTTCGCGGCACACCGCTTCTCGTGCAACTGTTTCTGCTGTTCTTTGGCTTGCCTCAGTTCAACATTCTATTGCCCGCTTTTGTGTGCGGCATGCTCGGGCTCGGTTTGTATTCGGCAGCTTACGTCTCGGAGGTCGTACGCGGCGCGATTCAGTCGGTGGATCGCGGGCAAATGGAAGCGGCCCGCTCGATCGGCATGTCGGCGGGACAGGCGATGCGCGCAATCATTCTTCCGCAGGCCGTCGTGCGTATGATTCCGCCGCTCGGCAACGAGTTCATCGCGTTGATCAAGAACTCTGCGCTGGTGTCGCTCTTGACCATCGACGACCTGATGCATGAAGGGCAGAAGATCATCAGCGTGTCGTATCGGTCGCTCGAGGTGTATCTCGTCATCGCGCTCGTCTATCTCGTGCTTACGCAGACGACCAACTACATGCTTCATCGCGTCGAGCGTCGGCTGCGCGCAGGAGGGATGGTGCAATGA